The genomic DNA GCCCGTGCGGGTGCTTGTAGTGGTCCAGGATGACTTCCTGGTACATCGAATCCAGCTTCACGGTCTCAGTTCACGTCCCTCAGCCGAAGAAGTTCCGTACGTGCTCCAAGCCGTCGACCAGTGCGTCGATCTCGGCCGGCGTGGAGTACAGATAGAACGACGCTCGCGTGGTCGCAGGAATTCCGTAGCGCAGGCAGACGGGCCGCGCGCAGTGGTGGCCGACCCGGACCGCGATGCCTTCCTCGTCCAGCACCTGGCCCACGTCGTGCGGGTGGATGTCGCCCAGCGTGAAGGAGATCGCCGCGCCCCGGTCCTCGGCCGTGGTGGGGCCGATGATCTTCAGGTCGGGGACGTCCAGCAGGCGCTTCACCGCGTACTCGGTCAGCGCGTGCTCATGGGCGAGGATCTTGTCCATGCCGATGGCCGACAGATAGTCGATCGCCGCGCCCAGTCCGACCGCCTGCGCGACCGGCGGGGTGCCCGCCTCGAACTTGTGCGGCGCCGGGGCGTACGTCGACGAGTGCATCGACACGGTCTCGATCATCTCGCCGCCGCCGAGGAACGGAGGCAGGTCCTCCAGCAGCTCCTGGCGGCCCCAGAGGACGCCGATGCCCGTCGGGCCGCACATCTTGTGGCCGGTGAAGGCCACGAAGTCGGCCTGGAGCGCCTGGACGTCCAGCGGCATGTGCGGCGCGGCCTGCGAGGCGTCGATCAGGACCAGGGCCCCGACCTCCTGCGCACGGCGCACGATCTTCTCGACCGGGTTGACCGTGCCCAGGATGTTGGACACCAGCACGAAGGAGACGATCTTCGTCTTCTCCGTGATGATCTCGTCTATGTTCGACAGGTCCAGCCGGCCGTCGTCGGTGAGGCCGAACCACTTCAGCTTCGCGCCCGTGCGCTGCGAGAGCAACTGCCACGGCACGATGTTGGAGTGGTGCTCCATCTCCGTGATGACGATCTCGGTCTCGTGGTCCACGCGGTAGGGCTCGTCGGCCCAACCCAGCATGTTCGCCACGAGGTTGAGCGACTCGGAGGCGTTCTTGGTGAAGATCACCTCGTCGCGGCTGGGCGCGTTGATGAACGTCGCGACCTTGTCGCGCGCGCCCTCGTACAGCGCCGTGGCCTCCTCGGCGAGCACATGCACACCGCGGTGGACGTTGGCGTTGTAGCGCTCGTAGTACTCGTTCAGGGCGTCCAGCACCTGGCGCGGCTTCTGTGAGGTCGCCGCGTTGTCCAGGTACACGAGCTTCTTACCGTCGTGGACCGTGCGGTCCAGGATGGGGAAGTCCTTGCGGAGCGCCTCGGTGTCGAGGAGGCCCGGCAACTGCGTCACGCGGATACGCCACCCTTCACGGTGTAGGCCTCGTAGCCCTCGTTCTCCAGCTTGTCGGCGAGCTCGGCGCCGCCGGACTCGACGATCTTGCCGCCGGAGAAGACGTGTACGAAGTCGGGCTTGATGTAGCGCAGGATGCGCGTGTAGTGCGTGATCAGCAGGGTGCCGACCTCGCCGCTCTCGCGGACGCGGTTGACGCCCTCGGAGACGACGCGCAGGGCGTCGACGTCCAGGCCGGAGTCGGTCTCGTCGAGGATCGCGATCTTCGGCTTGAGCAGCTCCAGTTGAAGGATCTCGTGGCGCTTCTTCTCACCGCCGGAGAAGCCCTCGTTGACGTTGCGCTCGGCGAAGGCCGGGTCCATGGAGAGGCGCTCCATGGTCTCCTTGACCTCCTTCACCCACGTACGCAGCTTCGGCGCCTCACCGCGGATCGCGGTGGCGGACGTACGAAGGAAGTTGGAGACGGAGACGCCGGGGACCTCGACCGGGTACTGCATCGCGAGGAACAGGCCGGCGCGGGCGCGCTCGTCGACGGACATCTCCAGGACGTCCTCGCCGTCGAGGGTGACGGTGCCGCCGGTGATCGTGTACTTGGGGTGACCCGCGAGCGAGTAGGCGAGGGTCGACTTGCCGGAGCCGTTCGGGCCCATGATGGCGTGGGTCTCGCCCTGCTTCACGGTGAGGTCGACGCCCTTGAGGATCTCCTTCGTGGCGTTGTCGGCCTCGACGGTGACGTGCAGGTCGTGGATTTCAAGCGTTGCCATGGGTTCCTCAGGACTCCTGGGTGAGGGAGACGAGCACGTCGTCCCCTTCGATCTGTACGGGGTAAACGGGTACGGGGCGCGTGGCGGGCAGGCCGGAGGGCTTGCCGGTACGCAGGTCGAACGCGGAGCCGTGCAGCCAGCACTCGATCTGGCAGTCCTCGACCTCGCCCTCGGAGAGCGAGACGTTCGCGTGCGAGCAGATGTCGTTGATCGCGAACACCTCTCCCGCGGTACGGACGACCGAGACCGGCGTGCCGTCGAGTTCCACCCGCTTCGGGGTGTCCTCCTCCAGCTCACTCAGCCCACAGGCGCGTACGAACGACATCAGACCGACGCCTCCAGCTCCGCGTCGATCTTCTCCAGCAGCCGCTCCTGGATGTCGGTGACACCGATCTGCTGGACCAGTTCGGCGAAGAAGCCGCGGACCACGAGACGGCGGGCGTCGTCGGCGGGGATGCCGCGGGCCATCAGGTAGAAGAGCTGCTCGTCGTCGAAGCGGCCGGTCGCGGAGGCGTGTCCGGCGCCGACGATCTCGCCGGTCTCGATCTCCAGGTTCGGCACGGAGTCGACGCGGGCGCCGTCCGTCAGCACGAGGTTGCGGTTCATCTCGTACGTGTCGGTGCCCTCGGCGGTGGCCTCGATGAGCACGTCACCGATCCACACGGCGTGGGCGCCCTCGCCCTGGAGCGCGCCCTTGTAGACGGCGTTGGACTTGCAGTGCGGGACGTTGTGGTCGACCAGGAGGCGGTGTTCCTGGTGCTGGCCGGCGTCCGTGAAGTACAGGCCGAACAGCTCGGCCTCGCCGCCGGGTCCGGAGTAGGCCACACGCGGGTGCAGTCGTACGAGGTCGCCGCCGAAGGTGACGACGAACGACTTGAACGTGGCGTCCCGGCCGATCAGCGCGTTGTGCTGGCCGACGTGCACGGCCTTGTCGTCCCAGTCCTGGACGGAGACGACGGTCAGCTTGGCGCCGTCGCCGACGATGTAGTCGACGTTGGCGGCGAGGACCGCGTCACCGGTGTGGTCGATGACGACGACGGCCTCGGCGAAGGCTCCCAGCTCGACGACCTGGTGGCCGTAGGCGACCCCGCCCTCGCCGTGCACGACGATGCGGATCGGCTCGGTCAGGACCGTCTCCTTGGGGACGGTGACGACCGAGGCCTTCTCGAAGGACGAGTAGGCCTGCGCGGCCACGCGGTCCACCGGGGTGCCGGCCTTGCCGAGCCGCGCGTCGTCACGGCCGACGGTTTCCACGACGACCCCGTCGGGGGCCCCGATGGCGACCTTCACGCCGCCGCCGTCGGCGACCGCGGTGCCGTCGTGCAGCCCGCGCAGGCGCTCCAGCGGGGTGAACCGCCACTCCTCCTCGCGGCCGTGGGGGACCGGGAAGTCCGCCACGTCGAAGGAGGGGGGCGCGCTCATGCGCGTGGCGACGGTCGACTCGGCGGCAACTGCCACCGCGCCGGCGGTGGTTGACCCCACCGATGGGGGTCCCCCCGCATGAGCGGAGTCGAAGGTGGGGGCGCTCTGAGCCTCAGCCATGGCTGTCGGTCTGCTCTCTTTCCTGCGTCAGAATTCGCTTGCTGCTTTAAAGAAGACCGGTGTTAACCGACCGAACCTTCCATCTGCAGCTCGATCAGCCGGTTGAGTTCGAGGGCGTACTCCATCGGCAGCTCCTTGGCGATCGGCTCGACGAAGCCGCGCACGATCATCGCCATCGCCTCGAACTCGGTCATGCCCCGGCTCATCAGGTAGAAGAGCTGGTCGTCGCTGACCTTGGAGACGGTCGCCTCGTGACCCATGGACACGTCGTCCTCGCGGACGTCCACGTACGGGTACGTGTCGGAACGGGAGATGGTGTCGACGAGCAGCGCGTCGCACAGCACGTTCGACTTGGAGCCGTGGGCGCCCTCGCCGATCTCGACGAGACCGCGGTAGGACGTACGACCGCCGCCGCGCGCCACCGACTTGGAGACGATGTTGGAGGAGGTGTTCGGCGCCATGTGGACCATCTTGGAGCCGGCGTCCTGGTGCTGGCCCTCGCCCGCGAAGGCGATGGAGAGGGTCTCGCCCTTGGCGTGCTCGCCCATCAGGTAGACGGCCGGGTACTTCATCGTCACCTTGGAGCCGATGTTGCCGTCGATCCACTCCATGGTCGCGCCCTCGTACGCCACGGCGCGCTTGGTGACCAGGTTGTAGACGTTGTTCGACCAGTTCTGGATGGTCGTGTAGCGGCAGCGGCCGCCCTTCTTCACGATGATCTCGACCACCGCGGAGTGCAGGGAGTCCGAGGAGTAGATCGGCGCCGTACAACCCTCGACGTAGTGCACATAGGCGCCCTCGTCGACGATGATCAGCGTCCGCTCGAACTGGCCCATGTTCTCCGTGTTGATACGGAAGTAGGCCTGGAGCGGGATCTCTACGTGCACGCCCTTCGGCACGTAGATGAAGGAGCCGCCGGACCACACGGCGCTGTTCAGCGACGCGAACTTGTTGTCACCGACCGGGATGACGGTCCCGAAGTACTCCTTGAAGAGCTCCGGGTGCTCCTTCAGCGCGGTGTCGGTGTCCATGAAGATGACACCCTGCGCCTCGAGCTCTTCGTTGATCTGGTGGTAGACGACCTCGGACTCGTACTGGGCCGCGACACCGGCGACGAGGCGCTGCTTCTCCGCCTCGGGGATGCCGAGCTTGTCGTACGTGTTCTTGATGTCCTCGGGCAGGTCCTCCCAGGACTCCGCCTGCTTCTCCGTGGAGCGCACGAAGTACTTGATGTTGTCGAAGTCGATGCCGGAGAGGTCGGAGCCCCAGTTCGGCATGGGCTTCTTCTCGAACAGGCGCAGGCCCTTGAGGCGGAGCTTGGTCATCCACTCCGGCTCGTTCTTCTTGCCGGAGATGTCCCGGACGACGTCCTCGTTGATGCCGCGCTTGGCGGAGGCACCGGCCACGTCGGAGTCGGCCCAGCCGTATTCGTACGTGCCCAGACCCTCGAGCTCGGGGTGGGCGGTCTCCTCGATGGGGAGCGTCATGCGGGGTTCCTCCCGGCGGTACGTGCAGATGAGTCAGATGGATCGGAAACGGTCTTGGAAATCTTCGGGATAAACGTGGTGCACACGCCGTCGCCGTGGGCGATGGTGGCCAGTCGCTGGACATGGGTGCCGAGCAGTTGGGAGAAGAGCTCGGTCTCCGCCTCGCACAGTTGCGGGAACTGCTCGGCGACATGGGCGACCGGGCAGTGGTGCTGGCAGAGCTGCTCACCGACCGGTGCGCTACGCGCCGTAGCAGCGTACCCGTCCGCGCTCAGGGCCTTGGCCAGGGCTTCCGCGCGATTCTCGGGGGCCGCGGCCTCGACGACCTTGCGGTAGGCGATGGCCTGGGCGGCCATGCGGTCGCGGGCGAAGGCGACGACGGCGTCGTCCCCGCCGCTGTGCGCGGCGATCCAGCGCAGCGCGTCCGCGGCGAGCTTGTCGTAGGACTGGTCGAAGGCGTCCCGGCCGCAGTCGGTCAGGGCGAACACCTTTGCGGGGCGGCCGCGCGTGCGCGCTCCGTAGACCCGCTGCTCACGTGCTTCCACGACGTCGTCGGCGACGAGTGCGTCGAGATGACGGCGTACGGCGGCCTGGGTCAGTCCCAGTCGGCCGGCGAGGTCGGTCACGGTCGACGGGCCGTGGTCCAGGATGGAGCGCGCGACACGGTTGCGGGTGGACCGCTCACCGGTCGCGAGTTCCTCCTGCGGAGCCTCGCCAACGTTTTTCACAACGCCATTGTTGCGTAATTCCTCAGAGCCTGACAACCCGCGCCCGGCGGATGGACGGTGCGCTGCATCACTTAGGCATACCTAATCTGACCTGCGAAAACGATCTTTGATCGATCAATTCACTGGTTCCGCCGACCCCCTTCGAGGACACTCCAGGACCATGCCCACACCCCCTCCCACCGGCCCACTTGTCACCCGGGACACAGTCGCCGCACACTTGCGCGAGCTCGGCGTCCACCCCGGTGAAACCCTCCTCGCGCACACCTCCCTCAGCTCCCTCGGATGGGTCTGCGGAGGCGCCGTGTCGGTCGTCCAGGGCCTCCTCGACGCGCTCGGCCCGACCGGCACCCTGGTGGTCCCCGCCCAGTCCGGCGACCTCTCGGACCCGGCCCACTGGGGAAACCCGCCGGTCCCCCGCGCGTGGTGGGACACCATCCGCGCGTCCATGCCGTCCTACGACCCCCTCGTCACGCCCTCGCGCGGTGTCGGCGTCGTCCCGGAGACCGTGCGCACCTGGCCCGGCGCCCTGCGCTCCGCGCACCCGCAGACGTCCTTCGCGGCGATCGGCCCGCGCGCGGGCGAGATCCTCGACGGCCACGCGACCGACTGCCGGCTCGGCGAGCGCAGCCCGCTGGCCCGTCTGGAGGGCCTCCACGCGCGCGTGCTGCTGCTCGGCGCGGGCTACGACACCTGCACCAGCTTCCATCTCGCCGAGTACCGGATCCCGTCCCCGCTGGTCGAGCTCGGCCGTCCCGGCCCGGACGGCTGGGAGACGGTGACCGAGGTGTCGATCTCCTCCGACCGCTTCGACGAACTGGGCCACGACTTCGAACGGGACCGTCCCGTCGTACGGGGAAAGGTGGGCGCGGCCGACGTACGGCTGTTCCCGGTGGGCGACGCCGTGGCCTACGCCGAGCGGTGGCTGCCCCTGCACCGTCCCCGTGAGGAGGAGATCCCGCACCCGCCGCTCTGAGGCCGGGTTCGCCTACCTAGACTCGGGCGCATGCGAAGTGAGCCCGTGCTCCAGGTCCAGGCCCTGGTGAAGCGGTACGGCACGAAGACCGCGGTGAACGGCCTCGACCTGGTGGCCGGTACGGGTGTCACGGCGGTGCTCGGCCCCAACGGAGCGGGCAAGACGACCACGGTCGAGACCTGCGAGGGGTACCGGAAGCCGGATTCCGGCACGGTGCGCGTCCTGGGCCTCGACCCGGTCCGCGAGTCCGCCGCGCTGCGCCCCAGAATCGGCGTGATGCTCCAGTCCGGCGGCGTCTACTCGGGCGCCCGAGCCGACGAGATGCTCCGCCACATCGCCAAGCTGCACGCGCACCCGTTGGACGTGGACGCCCTCATCGAGCGCCTGGGGCTCGGCAGTTGCGGCCGCACGACGTACCGCCGGCTGTCGGGCGGCCAGCAGCAGCGGCTCGCGCTCGCGATGGCCGTCGTCGGCCGCCCGGAACTGATCTTCCTGGACGAGCCGACCGCCGGCCTCGACCCCCAGGCCCGCCGCGCGACCTGGGACCTCATCCGCGACCTCCGCACGGACGGCGTCTCGATCGTCCTCACGACCCACCACATGGACGAGGCCGAGCAACTCGCCGACGACGTCGCCATCATCGACGCCGGCCAGGTCATCGCGCACGGCTCCCCCGAGGACCTGTGCCGCGGCGGCGCCGAGAACACCCTCCGCTTCACCGGCCGCCCCGGCCTCGACGTCGGCTCCCTGCTGAAGGCCCTCCCGGCCGACTCCACCGCCGTCGAACTGACCCCGGGCTCCTACCGCGTCGGCGGCAAGGTCGACCCGCAACTGCTCGCCACGGTCACCTCGTGGTGTGCGCAGCACGGGGTGATGCCGGAGAAGATCTCGGTCGAACGGCACACCCTGGAGGACGTTTTTCTTGAGCTGACCGGCAAGGAGCTGCGCTCGTGACCACGACTGTCCCTGGGACATACACCCCGCAGCCCGGGGCGGCGCCCCTCCCCCGCATGATCGCGGCGCAGGCGATCCTCGAAACGAAGATGCTCCTGCGCAACGGCGAACAGCTCGTCCTCACGGTGGTCATCCCGACCCTCCTGCTGGTCCTGTTCAGCTCGGTGGACATCGTCGACACCGGCAAGGGCAAGTCCGTCGACTTCCTCACCCCCGGCATCCTCGCCCTCGCCGTGATGTCGACGGCGTTCACGGGCCAGGCCATCGCGACGGGCTTCGAGCGCCGCTACGGCGTCCTGAAGCGCCTCGCGTCCTCCCCGCTGCCCCGCTGGGGCCTGATGACCGCGAAGACGGCGTCGGTGCTGGTGACGGAGGTCCTCCAGATCATCCTGCTGACGGCGATCGCCTTCGCCCTGGGCTGGTCCCCGCACGGCAACCCGTTCGCGGTGTTCCTCCTCCTGATCCTCGGCACGGCGGCCTTCTCGGGCCTGGGCCTCCTGATGGCGGGCACGCTGAAGGCGGAGGCCACGCTGGCCGCCGCCAACCTGGTGTTCCTGCTGCTGCTGGTCGGCGGCGGGGTGATCGTGCCGATGGACAAGTACCCGCCGGGGGTGCAGGACGTGCTGGGCCTGCTGCCGATCTCGGCCCTCTCGGACGGCCTGCGCGACGTGCTCCAGCACGGGGCCGGGATGCCGTGGGGCGACCTGGGGATCCTGGGCGTGTGGGCGGTCGTCGG from Streptomyces sp. NBC_01478 includes the following:
- a CDS encoding cysteine desulfurase, whose product is MTQLPGLLDTEALRKDFPILDRTVHDGKKLVYLDNAATSQKPRQVLDALNEYYERYNANVHRGVHVLAEEATALYEGARDKVATFINAPSRDEVIFTKNASESLNLVANMLGWADEPYRVDHETEIVITEMEHHSNIVPWQLLSQRTGAKLKWFGLTDDGRLDLSNIDEIITEKTKIVSFVLVSNILGTVNPVEKIVRRAQEVGALVLIDASQAAPHMPLDVQALQADFVAFTGHKMCGPTGIGVLWGRQELLEDLPPFLGGGEMIETVSMHSSTYAPAPHKFEAGTPPVAQAVGLGAAIDYLSAIGMDKILAHEHALTEYAVKRLLDVPDLKIIGPTTAEDRGAAISFTLGDIHPHDVGQVLDEEGIAVRVGHHCARPVCLRYGIPATTRASFYLYSTPAEIDALVDGLEHVRNFFG
- the sufC gene encoding Fe-S cluster assembly ATPase SufC; this translates as MATLEIHDLHVTVEADNATKEILKGVDLTVKQGETHAIMGPNGSGKSTLAYSLAGHPKYTITGGTVTLDGEDVLEMSVDERARAGLFLAMQYPVEVPGVSVSNFLRTSATAIRGEAPKLRTWVKEVKETMERLSMDPAFAERNVNEGFSGGEKKRHEILQLELLKPKIAILDETDSGLDVDALRVVSEGVNRVRESGEVGTLLITHYTRILRYIKPDFVHVFSGGKIVESGGAELADKLENEGYEAYTVKGGVSA
- a CDS encoding non-heme iron oxygenase ferredoxin subunit, whose amino-acid sequence is MSFVRACGLSELEEDTPKRVELDGTPVSVVRTAGEVFAINDICSHANVSLSEGEVEDCQIECWLHGSAFDLRTGKPSGLPATRPVPVYPVQIEGDDVLVSLTQES
- the sufD gene encoding Fe-S cluster assembly protein SufD, producing the protein MAEAQSAPTFDSAHAGGPPSVGSTTAGAVAVAAESTVATRMSAPPSFDVADFPVPHGREEEWRFTPLERLRGLHDGTAVADGGGVKVAIGAPDGVVVETVGRDDARLGKAGTPVDRVAAQAYSSFEKASVVTVPKETVLTEPIRIVVHGEGGVAYGHQVVELGAFAEAVVVIDHTGDAVLAANVDYIVGDGAKLTVVSVQDWDDKAVHVGQHNALIGRDATFKSFVVTFGGDLVRLHPRVAYSGPGGEAELFGLYFTDAGQHQEHRLLVDHNVPHCKSNAVYKGALQGEGAHAVWIGDVLIEATAEGTDTYEMNRNLVLTDGARVDSVPNLEIETGEIVGAGHASATGRFDDEQLFYLMARGIPADDARRLVVRGFFAELVQQIGVTDIQERLLEKIDAELEASV
- the sufB gene encoding Fe-S cluster assembly protein SufB, which codes for MTLPIEETAHPELEGLGTYEYGWADSDVAGASAKRGINEDVVRDISGKKNEPEWMTKLRLKGLRLFEKKPMPNWGSDLSGIDFDNIKYFVRSTEKQAESWEDLPEDIKNTYDKLGIPEAEKQRLVAGVAAQYESEVVYHQINEELEAQGVIFMDTDTALKEHPELFKEYFGTVIPVGDNKFASLNSAVWSGGSFIYVPKGVHVEIPLQAYFRINTENMGQFERTLIIVDEGAYVHYVEGCTAPIYSSDSLHSAVVEIIVKKGGRCRYTTIQNWSNNVYNLVTKRAVAYEGATMEWIDGNIGSKVTMKYPAVYLMGEHAKGETLSIAFAGEGQHQDAGSKMVHMAPNTSSNIVSKSVARGGGRTSYRGLVEIGEGAHGSKSNVLCDALLVDTISRSDTYPYVDVREDDVSMGHEATVSKVSDDQLFYLMSRGMTEFEAMAMIVRGFVEPIAKELPMEYALELNRLIELQMEGSVG
- a CDS encoding helix-turn-helix transcriptional regulator; amino-acid sequence: MKNVGEAPQEELATGERSTRNRVARSILDHGPSTVTDLAGRLGLTQAAVRRHLDALVADDVVEAREQRVYGARTRGRPAKVFALTDCGRDAFDQSYDKLAADALRWIAAHSGGDDAVVAFARDRMAAQAIAYRKVVEAAAPENRAEALAKALSADGYAATARSAPVGEQLCQHHCPVAHVAEQFPQLCEAETELFSQLLGTHVQRLATIAHGDGVCTTFIPKISKTVSDPSDSSARTAGRNPA
- a CDS encoding aminoglycoside N(3)-acetyltransferase; its protein translation is MPTPPPTGPLVTRDTVAAHLRELGVHPGETLLAHTSLSSLGWVCGGAVSVVQGLLDALGPTGTLVVPAQSGDLSDPAHWGNPPVPRAWWDTIRASMPSYDPLVTPSRGVGVVPETVRTWPGALRSAHPQTSFAAIGPRAGEILDGHATDCRLGERSPLARLEGLHARVLLLGAGYDTCTSFHLAEYRIPSPLVELGRPGPDGWETVTEVSISSDRFDELGHDFERDRPVVRGKVGAADVRLFPVGDAVAYAERWLPLHRPREEEIPHPPL
- a CDS encoding ABC transporter ATP-binding protein, producing the protein MRSEPVLQVQALVKRYGTKTAVNGLDLVAGTGVTAVLGPNGAGKTTTVETCEGYRKPDSGTVRVLGLDPVRESAALRPRIGVMLQSGGVYSGARADEMLRHIAKLHAHPLDVDALIERLGLGSCGRTTYRRLSGGQQQRLALAMAVVGRPELIFLDEPTAGLDPQARRATWDLIRDLRTDGVSIVLTTHHMDEAEQLADDVAIIDAGQVIAHGSPEDLCRGGAENTLRFTGRPGLDVGSLLKALPADSTAVELTPGSYRVGGKVDPQLLATVTSWCAQHGVMPEKISVERHTLEDVFLELTGKELRS
- a CDS encoding ABC transporter permease, producing the protein MIAAQAILETKMLLRNGEQLVLTVVIPTLLLVLFSSVDIVDTGKGKSVDFLTPGILALAVMSTAFTGQAIATGFERRYGVLKRLASSPLPRWGLMTAKTASVLVTEVLQIILLTAIAFALGWSPHGNPFAVFLLLILGTAAFSGLGLLMAGTLKAEATLAAANLVFLLLLVGGGVIVPMDKYPPGVQDVLGLLPISALSDGLRDVLQHGAGMPWGDLGILGVWAVVGLAAAGAFFRWE